From the genome of Amycolatopsis granulosa:
GGCCGGGTGCGCCGGGCGGTTCGACGAGCGCTGCCGCGCTGTCCGCGGGCGGCGGCTTGGCGTCCGGCGGGTCGGGCAGGCCGGCGTTGCTCGTGCGGAGGTAACCGGCCGCGGACACGGCGAGTCCCAGTGCCAGAACCACGACGATCGCGATCCCGAGGTTGAGCTCCCGGCGCTGCCGGCGGGCGAAAGTGGACACCGTCGGTTATTCCCTCCCCGCCGGAGATTACCGGGCATCGGTCACCGGACCGCCCGCGGTACCGGTAGCCTTCCGGCCCATGGGTTCCCCGGGGAGCGTGTCCGGCGAGGTCCGGGTGATCTACGAGCAGTACCACCGCTACGCCCTCGCCGCCCGCTACGCGTTCGGGCGCCGCGTGCTCGACCTCACCGGCGGTGCCGGGCAGGGCAGCGTGTTGCTGGCGGCCAGCGCCGCCGAGCTGGTGCGGCCAGGCGACCCGGGCACCGGGGAGTTCGGTACCGGGCAGTTCGGCGTGATCACCTGTTTCGACCTGCCCGAGCGGGCCGCGGAGCCGGACGAGCTGATGAGCGTGGTGCGCGAGCGGCTCGCGCCCGGCGGCCTCTTCTTCGCCGCCACCCCCGACGCACTGGCCGGCGCGCGCTCCGGCGGGTTCACCGAGCCCGCGTTCCGCGCGCTGCTCGCCGGCTCGTTCCGGCACGTGACGGTCCTGCGGCAGAACATCGCGGTCGGCTCGGTGCTGACCGGCGATCGCGAGCACGGACCGGTGCTGTCGCAGCAGCTGCGCCGCGCGGGCACCTGGTCGGCCGGTCCGGGCGTGCCGCACACCCACCTGGTCGGGATCGCCTCCGACGAGCCGGTGGAGCCGCCGGCGGCGGCCACGCTGCTCGACCCGGACGAAACGCTGCTCACGGCCGTCGCCGACGGCGCCGCGGAGCCGCTGCGCACCGAGATCGAGCGGCTGGCCTCCGGCCACGACGACGTGCGGCCGGTGCGGCGGCTGATCGGGCGGTACCGGCCGCACCGCCGCGCCACCGAAGACCCGGTCGCGGTGAGCACGAGCGACGAACCGCTGGTCACCATCGTGATCCCGGTGCACGGTCGGTGGAGCTACACGCGCCGCTGCCTCCGGTCGATCGAGGACAGCGGTGCGCGGGTGCCGTTCGAGGTGGTGGTGGTCGACGACGCCTCGCCCGACGACTCGGCCGCGCAGCTCGCGGCGTGCCCGGGCGTGCGGCTGGTGCGCACCCCGGAGAACACCGGGTTCGGCGGGGCCGTCAACCTCGGCGCCGCGCACGCCCGCGGCGAGCTGCTGGTGCTGCTCAACAACGACACCGAGGTCCGGCCCGGCTGGCTGGACGCGCTCACCGGCGTCGTCCGCGGCGACGAGTCGGTCGGCCTCGCCGGGGCGAAGCTGGTGTACCCGGACGGCCGGCTGCAGGAGTGCGGCGGCATCGTCTTCGCCGACGGCAGCGCGGCGAACTACGGGCACGGCGACGACCCGGACGACCCGCGCTACCAGGGCGTGCGTGACGTCGACTACTGCTCCGGCGCGGCCATCCTGGTGCGGCGCGACCTGTGGGAGCGGCTCGGCGGGTTCGACGAGCGCTACTCCCCCGCCTACTACGAGGACACCGACCTCGCGTTCGCGGTCCGTGACGCGGGCTACCGCGTCGTGGTGGTTCCGGACGCGGTCGTCGTCCACCACGAGGGTGTTTCGCACGGAACCGACATCACCCAGGGCATCAAGCGGTTCCAGGAGGTCAACCGCGCGGTGTTCGCGGAGAAGTGGGCGGCCGCCCTCGCCGAACAGACCGACCCGGGCACCACGCTGTGGGTGGCGCGGCAGCGGACGCCGGGCCGTGCGCCGCGGGAGGCCGAGTTCGTCCTCGTCGCCGATGTCGTGGTGCCGGCGCCGGACCGCGACTCGGGCTCGGTGCGGATGCGCGCCCTGCTGGACGAACTGGTCGCGCTCGGGCACCGGGTGGTGTTCTGCCCGATGCACGACGCGCCCCGGCAGCCCTACCTCGACCAGCTGCGGCGCGCGGGCGTCACCGTCCTGCCCGATCCGGCCACCCGGGAACAGTTCCTGCACGAGGCGGGCGGCCGGATCCGGCTGGCGCTGCTGTCCCGGCCCACCGTGGCGTGGCACCTGGCGGACCGGCTGCGGATCTGCGCACCCCGGGCGCGGATCGTGTTCGACACCGTCGACCTGCACTTCGTGCGGCTGGCGCGGGAGGCCGAGCTGGTGGAACGGCTCGGCGGCGCGCCGGAGACCTCCGCGATGCTGCACCACCGCGCCCGGCTGTACCGCGAGCTGGAGCTCGGGCTGGTGCGGGCCTGCGACCGCACGCTCGTGGTGTCGGAGGCGGAACGGGACCTGCTGGCCGAGCTGGCGCCCGGCGCGCCGGTCGATGTGCTGTCCAATGTGCACAGTCCAGGGCCACCGGCGAGCCCGGCGGGGCGGCCGGGTGTGCTGTTCGTCGGCAGCTTCGAGCACGCGCCCAACCGGGACGGGGCCCACTGGCTGGCCGGGGAGATCTGGCCGCTGGTGCGCCGCGAACGGCCGGACGCGGTCCTGGACCTCGTCGGGCACGATCCGACGGACCAGCTGCGCGCGCTCGACGGGCACGGCGTCCGGTTCCGCGGATGGGTGCCCGATCTCGCCGCGCTGTACGGGACCGCGCGGTTGTCGGTGGCGCCGCTGCGGTTCGGCGCCGGTGTGAAGGGCAAGGTCGGCGAGAGCCTCGCCGCCGGGGTGCCGGTGGTCGGCACGACGCTGGCGTTCGAGGGCATGCGGTTGCGGCACGGGGCCGAGGTGCTGGTGGGCGACAAGGCCGAGGAGATCGCCGCGGGAATCCTGTCGCTGCTCACCGATGACGGGTTGTGGCTGCGGTTGTCCCGCGCCGGGCAGGACGCGGTGGCCGCGCAGTTCGGCCCCGAAGCCGCCCGTGCCACGCTGACCGGGCTGCTGGGCTGAGCCGTGGTCGCGGTCGGCAACGCGGCGGAGCGCACCCAGGAGATCCGGCCCGCCCGCTACGCCGGGGCGGAGACCGGGTTCGCCTGGCTGCGGCTCATCGGGGCGAGCATGGTGGTGATCGAGCACTCGTTCCCGCTGGTGAACCCGGAGCGGCTGTGGATGCTGCCGCAGAGCTGGCAGATCTCGCCCGGCTACTTCGCGCTCATGGGCTTCTTCGCGATGAGCGGGTTCCAGATCACCGACAGCTGGACGCGGGACGCGTCGTGGTGGCGCTACACCGTCAAGCGGGTGCTGCGCATCTGGCCGCCGCTGCTGGTGGTCGTCATGGTCACCGCGTTCGTGATCGGCCCGCTGGTCACGGTGGTGGATCAGGCGGAGTACTGGCGGGACCCGGCGACCTGGGGCTACGTGGTGCACAACGCGGCGATGTACCCGTTGCAGCACCTGCTGCCCGGCGTGTTCGCGAACAACCCCTACCCCTGGTCGGCGAACGGCTCACTGTGGACACTGCCGATGGAGACCACCGGGTACGCCCTGGTCCTCGTCGCGGGACTGACCGGACTGCTCGGGCGCGCCCGCGCGGGCCTGTTCGCGGTGCTCGCCGGCATCGTGGTGCTCGACGGTTTCCTCGGCGCCACCTACGCGTTCCAGGGCCGCGGTGGCTCGTTCCTGTCGATGCCGGTCGGCGCGACGGTCGCGTTCGGGGTGGCGTTCGTGACCGGGATGGTGCTGCACCGCTTCGCCGGCACGATCCCGTTGTCCCGCGGCGCCGCGTACGCGGGCGTCGCCCTGTACCTGGTGGTCAACTTCGTGCCGGTGCTGCACCCGTGCGCGCGGACCGTCCTGCCGTTCGCCGCGGGATACGGCGCGGTCGTGTGGGCGCACCACTGGCCGCGGCGGCTGGCGCGGTACGACAAGTGGGTCTACGGCAGCTACGGGATGTACATCTGGGCGATGCCGGTTCAGCAACTGATCGTGTTCGCCGGGGTCGGTGAGACCGGTGACCCCTACCTGCTGATGGCGCTCGCGTTGCCGCTCGCCTACGCGTGCGGGTTGCTGTCCTGGCTGGTGGTCGAGGTGCCGACGCAGCGCTTGCGGGTCTTCCTCCGACCGCGGCCGGCAGCTTCCCGCCCGGCGGTGAGCCGGGCCGGCCGCCCATAGCAGGGGCGGCCGGCCCGGGTGTCACCGCTTCAGGATGCTCCGGATGGCGTCGCGTGCCCGGTCCATGAGCGCGGCGGGCGGGCCGAGCAGCATGTTCTTCGCAGCGCTTTCCGCACCGGGGTGCGGGCGGGTCGGGGCCACGGCCTCGGCGGCCCGCACGGTGTCGGCCATCGCCGCGAGCCGCGAGGCGTCGCAGTACCGGCGCAGCAGCGGGAATTCGGCCCGCTCCTCGTGTTCGGCGTGCGCCAGCACGTCGTCCCGGAGCTGGATGAGCAACGTGTCGAAGCCCTCCGCGTCCGGCCCCATGTCGTCCAACGTGGACAGCAGTTCCTTGGCGCGGTGCTCCTCGCCGAGCCGTGCCTCGACGATCTGCTCACCGCCCTCCTGGCGGCGCACCTCGGGGTGGACCAGTTCTTCCTCGGCCGTTTCGTGCACCGACAGCAGGTGCACCAGCTCGCGGAACGCGTCCCGGCGTTCGTCGCCCTTGGCCCGTTCGACCTCGCCGAACAGTCGGCGGATCTCCTGGTGCTGGTCCTCCAGCAACGCGATGACGTCCTTGTTGTCCGTCGGCACGATGTCCTCCTTCGCTTCGCCGGGGGGCTACCCGGATCGGCGGCGGTTCACTCGCTCAGTGCCGGACGCGGACCACGACCTTGCCCACCTGGGCGTTGGACTCGAGGTGCCGGTGGGCCTCGACGATGTCGGACAGGTCGTCGAACACCCGGTCCACGGCGGGGCGCAGCGTGCCGAGGCGCAGTCCGGCGTTGATGAAGTGCTCCGACCGCCGGCGCCGTGCGGGATCGCGCTGGAGGTAGCTGACATTGCCGTAGCCGAAGACGGTGACCTGGCGGTTCCAGTTCATCGGCAGGGGCGGCCTTCCGGCCACCCAGCCGTACTCGATGAGCAGGCCGCCGACGGCGGTGGCTTCCACCAGGTCCACCACGCCCGGGCCGCCCACGGAGTCGAACGTCAGCCGGGCACCCTCGCCACCGGTGAGCGCGCGCACCTCCTCGACCAGGTCCTGCGAGTCCAGGGTGACGACGTGCGCGGCGCCGGCGGCGAGCAGCTGGTCGCGCTTGGCGCCGGTGCGGGTGACCGCGATCGGCACCGCTCCGAAGTGGTTGGCGATCTGGATCGCGGCCAGGCCGACCCCGCTGGAGGCGGCGGTGAGCAGCACTGGGTCGCCGGGGCGCAGGCCGCCCCGTTCGACCAGCGCTCCGTACGCGGTCTGGTAGGTGAGCCAGACTGCGGCGCCGGTGACCTCGTCGACGGTGCGGCGGACCAGGCTGGACGCCGGTACGACGACGCGGTCGCCGTACACGCTGTAGTCCCGCATGGAGAACGAGGCGATCGTGCTGATCTCGGTGCCCTCGGGGAAGCCCTCGACGGCGGTTTCCACGACGCCGGCCGCCTCGTAGCCCAGACCCGAGCCGGGCAGCACCGGCTGCTCGAAATAGGTGCCGGCGCGGAACATCGCCTCGGCCCGG
Proteins encoded in this window:
- a CDS encoding glycosyltransferase — protein: MGSPGSVSGEVRVIYEQYHRYALAARYAFGRRVLDLTGGAGQGSVLLAASAAELVRPGDPGTGEFGTGQFGVITCFDLPERAAEPDELMSVVRERLAPGGLFFAATPDALAGARSGGFTEPAFRALLAGSFRHVTVLRQNIAVGSVLTGDREHGPVLSQQLRRAGTWSAGPGVPHTHLVGIASDEPVEPPAAATLLDPDETLLTAVADGAAEPLRTEIERLASGHDDVRPVRRLIGRYRPHRRATEDPVAVSTSDEPLVTIVIPVHGRWSYTRRCLRSIEDSGARVPFEVVVVDDASPDDSAAQLAACPGVRLVRTPENTGFGGAVNLGAAHARGELLVLLNNDTEVRPGWLDALTGVVRGDESVGLAGAKLVYPDGRLQECGGIVFADGSAANYGHGDDPDDPRYQGVRDVDYCSGAAILVRRDLWERLGGFDERYSPAYYEDTDLAFAVRDAGYRVVVVPDAVVVHHEGVSHGTDITQGIKRFQEVNRAVFAEKWAAALAEQTDPGTTLWVARQRTPGRAPREAEFVLVADVVVPAPDRDSGSVRMRALLDELVALGHRVVFCPMHDAPRQPYLDQLRRAGVTVLPDPATREQFLHEAGGRIRLALLSRPTVAWHLADRLRICAPRARIVFDTVDLHFVRLAREAELVERLGGAPETSAMLHHRARLYRELELGLVRACDRTLVVSEAERDLLAELAPGAPVDVLSNVHSPGPPASPAGRPGVLFVGSFEHAPNRDGAHWLAGEIWPLVRRERPDAVLDLVGHDPTDQLRALDGHGVRFRGWVPDLAALYGTARLSVAPLRFGAGVKGKVGESLAAGVPVVGTTLAFEGMRLRHGAEVLVGDKAEEIAAGILSLLTDDGLWLRLSRAGQDAVAAQFGPEAARATLTGLLG
- a CDS encoding acyltransferase, whose translation is MVAVGNAAERTQEIRPARYAGAETGFAWLRLIGASMVVIEHSFPLVNPERLWMLPQSWQISPGYFALMGFFAMSGFQITDSWTRDASWWRYTVKRVLRIWPPLLVVVMVTAFVIGPLVTVVDQAEYWRDPATWGYVVHNAAMYPLQHLLPGVFANNPYPWSANGSLWTLPMETTGYALVLVAGLTGLLGRARAGLFAVLAGIVVLDGFLGATYAFQGRGGSFLSMPVGATVAFGVAFVTGMVLHRFAGTIPLSRGAAYAGVALYLVVNFVPVLHPCARTVLPFAAGYGAVVWAHHWPRRLARYDKWVYGSYGMYIWAMPVQQLIVFAGVGETGDPYLLMALALPLAYACGLLSWLVVEVPTQRLRVFLRPRPAASRPAVSRAGRP
- a CDS encoding hemerythrin domain-containing protein is translated as MPTDNKDVIALLEDQHQEIRRLFGEVERAKGDERRDAFRELVHLLSVHETAEEELVHPEVRRQEGGEQIVEARLGEEHRAKELLSTLDDMGPDAEGFDTLLIQLRDDVLAHAEHEERAEFPLLRRYCDASRLAAMADTVRAAEAVAPTRPHPGAESAAKNMLLGPPAALMDRARDAIRSILKR
- a CDS encoding zinc-binding dehydrogenase, coding for MARAVVFDQLGGPEVLRVEDRPVPEPGPGEVRIRVDAIGLNRAEAMFRAGTYFEQPVLPGSGLGYEAAGVVETAVEGFPEGTEISTIASFSMRDYSVYGDRVVVPASSLVRRTVDEVTGAAVWLTYQTAYGALVERGGLRPGDPVLLTAASSGVGLAAIQIANHFGAVPIAVTRTGAKRDQLLAAGAAHVVTLDSQDLVEEVRALTGGEGARLTFDSVGGPGVVDLVEATAVGGLLIEYGWVAGRPPLPMNWNRQVTVFGYGNVSYLQRDPARRRRSEHFINAGLRLGTLRPAVDRVFDDLSDIVEAHRHLESNAQVGKVVVRVRH